A genomic stretch from Thunnus maccoyii chromosome 19, fThuMac1.1, whole genome shotgun sequence includes:
- the gsna gene encoding gelsolin a isoform X1, with protein sequence MAAHHPEFERAGQNPGLQVWRVENFDLVPVPENLYGGFYTGDSYLILNTIKQRSGNLQYDLHFWLGDFCTQDESGSAAIFTVQMDDFLGGKPIQYREVQGHESKTFLGYFKSGIKYMKGGVASGFKHVVTNEVVMQRLLQVKGRRVVRATEVPVSWDSFNTGDCFILDMGDEIFQWCGSQSNRFEKLKATQVAKGIRDNERSGRARVYVCDEGMEREKMLEVLGPKPDLPEGGPDDIKADASNRKRAKLYKVSNASGGMTITLVAAENPFAQSALESGDCFILDHGSDGRIFVWKGKDANMDERKAAMKAADEFIKKMGYPKHTQVQILPEMGETPLFKQFFKNWRDKDQTEGLGIAYIANSIAKIEKVPFDAASLHDSPAMAAQHGMVDDGSGEKQIWRIEAADKVPVDPSTYGQFYGGDSYIILYNYSHGGRQGHIIYMWQGMDSSQDEIGASAILCAQLDEELGGGPVQVVGAPITTQVRVVQGKEPAHLMSLFGGQPMVVYKGGTSREGGQSAPAETRLFQVRSNSTGHTRAVEVDTVASNLNSNDAFILVTPGDSFMWVGVGASDTEKQGAQQLCDILGVSTSELSEGGETDQFWESLGGKTEYRTSTRLKDKMDAHPPRLFACSNKTGNFIIEEVPGELTQDDLATDDVMILDTWEQVFVWIGNEAQEEEKTEAMTSAARYIETDPANRDRRTPIVRIKQGFEPPTFTGWFLGWDHDYWTSDPLERAMAELAL encoded by the exons ATGGCAGCACACCACCCAGAGTTCGAGCGGGCTGGACAGAACCCAGGCCTCCAGGTGTGGAGGGTGGAGAACTTTGACCTAGTGCCCGTTCCAGAGAACTTGTATGGGGGATTTTACACCGGAGACTCTTATCTCATCCTCAACACCATCAAACAACGCTCCGGGAACCTGCAGTATGATCTCCACTTCTGGTTGG GTGATTTCTGCACCCAGGATGAGAGCGGCTCAGCGGCCATCTTTACAGTCCAAATGGACGACTTCCTGGGGGGAAAACCCATCCAGTATCGCGAGGTCCAGGGACACGAGTCCAAAACATTTCTGGGCTACTTCAAGTCTGGAATCAAATACATG AAAGGCGGCGTGGCATCTGGGTTCAAGCATGTCGTCACCAACGAGGTGGTTATGCAGCGGCTGCTGCAGGTCAAAGGTCGTCGTGTTGTCCGGGCAACAGAGGTGCCGGTCAGCTGGGACAGCTTCAACACGGGAGATTGCTTCATACTGGACATGGGTGAT GAGATTTTTCAGTGGTGTGGCTCCCAGAGCAACCGCTTTGAGAAGCTGAAGGCTACGCAGGTCGCCAAGGGTATCCGTGACAACGAACGCAGCGGGAGGGCCCGAGTTTACGTCTGTGACgaggggatggagagagagaagatgctAGAG GTTTTAGGTCCTAAACCAGATCTGCCTGAAGGAGGTCCTGATGACATCAAGGCTGATGCTTCCAACAGGAAGAGGGCCAAACTCTACAAG GTTTCCAATGCCAGTGGAGGAATGACCATCACGCTGGTGGCAGCAGAGAACCCGTTCGCCCAGAGCGCCCTGGAGTCTGGTGATTGCTTCATTCTGGACCACGGCTCTGATGGCAGGATCTTTGTCTGGAAAG GCAAAGACGCCAACATGGATGAGCGAAAGGCAGCAATGAAGGCAGCAGATGAGTTCATCAAGAAGATGGGTTACCCCAAACACACGCAGGTCCAGATCCTGCCAGAGATGGGTGAGACGCCGCTCTTCAAGCAGTTCTTCAAAAACTGGCGGGACAAAGATCAGACAGAGGGCCTGGGCATAGCCTACATCGCTAACAGCATCGCCAAGATCGAGAAGGTGCCCTTCGACGCCGCCAGCCTGCACGACTCCCCTGCCATGGCCGCCCAGCACGGTATGGTGGATGACGGCAGCGGAGAGAAACAG ATCTGGCGCATCGAGGCAGCCGACAAGGTGCCAGTGGATCCGTCCACATATGGACAGTTCTATGGAGGAGACAGCTACATCATCCTGTACAACTACAGTCACGGAGGACGCCAGGGACACATTATCTACATGTG GCAGGGAATGGACTCCAGTCAGGATGAAATCGGGGCATCTGCGATCCTCTGCGCCCAGCTGGATGAGGAGCTCGGCGGTGGTCCTGTGCAG GTTGTTGGTGCTCCTATAACCACTCAG GTGAGGGTGGTGCAGGGTAAAGAGCCGGCCCATCTCATGAGTCTGTTTGGAGGACAGCCCATGGTGGTGTACAAGGGAGGTACGTCCAGGGAAGGAGGTCAGTCCGCTCCTGCAGAGACTCGACTCTTCCAGGTGCGCTCCAACTCCACAGGACACACCAGAGCTGTGGAG GTTGACACAGTGGCATCCAACTTGAACTCCAACGATGCGTTTATTCTGGTGACCCCCGGAGACTCCTTCATGTGGGTGGGAGTGGGCGCCagtgacacagagaagcagGGAGCTCAGCAGCTGTGTGACATCCTGGGAGTGTCGACCTCCGAGCTGTCTGAGGGAGGGGAGACAG ATCAGTTCTGGGAGTCTCTGGGAGGAAAGACAGAATACCGCACTTCTACCAGACTCAAGGACAAGATGGATGCTCATCCACCCAGACTCTTCGCCTGCTCCAATAAGACTGGAAACTTCATC ATCGAGGAGGTACCCGGGGAGCTGACCCAAGATGATCTCgccactgatgatgtcatgatccTCGACACCTGGGAGCAG GTGTTTGTCTGGATCGGCAACGAGGCCCAAGAGGAAGAGAAGACTGAAGCGATGACATCTG CGGCCCGTTACATCGAGACAGATCCAGCCAACAGAGACCGCAGGACGCCCATCGTGAGGATCAAGCAGGGCTTCGAGCCACCCACCTTCACCGGCTGGTTCCTGGGCTGGGACCACGACTACTGGACCAGCGACCCCCTGGAGCGCGCTATGGCTGAACTGGCCCTGTGA
- the gsna gene encoding gelsolin a isoform X2 yields the protein MAAHHPEFERAGQNPGLQVWRVENFDLVPVPENLYGGFYTGDSYLILNTIKQRSGNLQYDLHFWLGDFCTQDESGSAAIFTVQMDDFLGGKPIQYREVQGHESKTFLGYFKSGIKYMKGGVASGFKHVVTNEVVMQRLLQVKGRRVVRATEVPVSWDSFNTGDCFILDMGDEIFQWCGSQSNRFEKLKATQVAKGIRDNERSGRARVYVCDEGMEREKMLEVLGPKPDLPEGGPDDIKADASNRKRAKLYKVSNASGGMTITLVAAENPFAQSALESGDCFILDHGSDGRIFVWKGKDANMDERKAAMKAADEFIKKMGYPKHTQVQILPEMGETPLFKQFFKNWRDKDQTEGLGIAYIANSIAKIEKVPFDAASLHDSPAMAAQHGMVDDGSGEKQIWRIEAADKVPVDPSTYGQFYGGDSYIILYNYSHGGRQGHIIYMWQGMDSSQDEIGASAILCAQLDEELGGGPVQVRVVQGKEPAHLMSLFGGQPMVVYKGGTSREGGQSAPAETRLFQVRSNSTGHTRAVEVDTVASNLNSNDAFILVTPGDSFMWVGVGASDTEKQGAQQLCDILGVSTSELSEGGETDQFWESLGGKTEYRTSTRLKDKMDAHPPRLFACSNKTGNFIIEEVPGELTQDDLATDDVMILDTWEQVFVWIGNEAQEEEKTEAMTSAARYIETDPANRDRRTPIVRIKQGFEPPTFTGWFLGWDHDYWTSDPLERAMAELAL from the exons ATGGCAGCACACCACCCAGAGTTCGAGCGGGCTGGACAGAACCCAGGCCTCCAGGTGTGGAGGGTGGAGAACTTTGACCTAGTGCCCGTTCCAGAGAACTTGTATGGGGGATTTTACACCGGAGACTCTTATCTCATCCTCAACACCATCAAACAACGCTCCGGGAACCTGCAGTATGATCTCCACTTCTGGTTGG GTGATTTCTGCACCCAGGATGAGAGCGGCTCAGCGGCCATCTTTACAGTCCAAATGGACGACTTCCTGGGGGGAAAACCCATCCAGTATCGCGAGGTCCAGGGACACGAGTCCAAAACATTTCTGGGCTACTTCAAGTCTGGAATCAAATACATG AAAGGCGGCGTGGCATCTGGGTTCAAGCATGTCGTCACCAACGAGGTGGTTATGCAGCGGCTGCTGCAGGTCAAAGGTCGTCGTGTTGTCCGGGCAACAGAGGTGCCGGTCAGCTGGGACAGCTTCAACACGGGAGATTGCTTCATACTGGACATGGGTGAT GAGATTTTTCAGTGGTGTGGCTCCCAGAGCAACCGCTTTGAGAAGCTGAAGGCTACGCAGGTCGCCAAGGGTATCCGTGACAACGAACGCAGCGGGAGGGCCCGAGTTTACGTCTGTGACgaggggatggagagagagaagatgctAGAG GTTTTAGGTCCTAAACCAGATCTGCCTGAAGGAGGTCCTGATGACATCAAGGCTGATGCTTCCAACAGGAAGAGGGCCAAACTCTACAAG GTTTCCAATGCCAGTGGAGGAATGACCATCACGCTGGTGGCAGCAGAGAACCCGTTCGCCCAGAGCGCCCTGGAGTCTGGTGATTGCTTCATTCTGGACCACGGCTCTGATGGCAGGATCTTTGTCTGGAAAG GCAAAGACGCCAACATGGATGAGCGAAAGGCAGCAATGAAGGCAGCAGATGAGTTCATCAAGAAGATGGGTTACCCCAAACACACGCAGGTCCAGATCCTGCCAGAGATGGGTGAGACGCCGCTCTTCAAGCAGTTCTTCAAAAACTGGCGGGACAAAGATCAGACAGAGGGCCTGGGCATAGCCTACATCGCTAACAGCATCGCCAAGATCGAGAAGGTGCCCTTCGACGCCGCCAGCCTGCACGACTCCCCTGCCATGGCCGCCCAGCACGGTATGGTGGATGACGGCAGCGGAGAGAAACAG ATCTGGCGCATCGAGGCAGCCGACAAGGTGCCAGTGGATCCGTCCACATATGGACAGTTCTATGGAGGAGACAGCTACATCATCCTGTACAACTACAGTCACGGAGGACGCCAGGGACACATTATCTACATGTG GCAGGGAATGGACTCCAGTCAGGATGAAATCGGGGCATCTGCGATCCTCTGCGCCCAGCTGGATGAGGAGCTCGGCGGTGGTCCTGTGCAG GTGAGGGTGGTGCAGGGTAAAGAGCCGGCCCATCTCATGAGTCTGTTTGGAGGACAGCCCATGGTGGTGTACAAGGGAGGTACGTCCAGGGAAGGAGGTCAGTCCGCTCCTGCAGAGACTCGACTCTTCCAGGTGCGCTCCAACTCCACAGGACACACCAGAGCTGTGGAG GTTGACACAGTGGCATCCAACTTGAACTCCAACGATGCGTTTATTCTGGTGACCCCCGGAGACTCCTTCATGTGGGTGGGAGTGGGCGCCagtgacacagagaagcagGGAGCTCAGCAGCTGTGTGACATCCTGGGAGTGTCGACCTCCGAGCTGTCTGAGGGAGGGGAGACAG ATCAGTTCTGGGAGTCTCTGGGAGGAAAGACAGAATACCGCACTTCTACCAGACTCAAGGACAAGATGGATGCTCATCCACCCAGACTCTTCGCCTGCTCCAATAAGACTGGAAACTTCATC ATCGAGGAGGTACCCGGGGAGCTGACCCAAGATGATCTCgccactgatgatgtcatgatccTCGACACCTGGGAGCAG GTGTTTGTCTGGATCGGCAACGAGGCCCAAGAGGAAGAGAAGACTGAAGCGATGACATCTG CGGCCCGTTACATCGAGACAGATCCAGCCAACAGAGACCGCAGGACGCCCATCGTGAGGATCAAGCAGGGCTTCGAGCCACCCACCTTCACCGGCTGGTTCCTGGGCTGGGACCACGACTACTGGACCAGCGACCCCCTGGAGCGCGCTATGGCTGAACTGGCCCTGTGA